In Desulfovibrio litoralis DSM 11393, a genomic segment contains:
- a CDS encoding GGDEF domain-containing protein, whose translation MSHTKVIEQVIANMGMVVLLQRKPMDYVLLGTIPEFYLQIFSHNGKDASQRPWEFSKTFAYFMEDVEYFFNSSDLEPIQESDNNIQSNIWTETGYDGKEYTLFAIGEIQGENKVIIIRWLDSNFIKRIEILQAAKQELLKTNVNYLEIETLPRNVKKDAVFKSYTNAQLYALVHGLIHSHKVNKLFLSLLFVELVNLEEINERIGHYAGDITLLRIHTALQNQLREEDILIRYGSSTFAILTISPSATNTQLLADKLFAIVNSHYFKDMGEVKVAIGFSHFEESDNTQTFITKAEQHLTHMKEIGVVNLKGK comes from the coding sequence ATGAGTCATACAAAAGTAATAGAACAAGTTATCGCAAATATGGGCATGGTAGTTTTACTTCAACGTAAGCCTATGGACTATGTTCTTTTAGGAACAATACCTGAATTTTACTTACAAATTTTTTCTCATAACGGAAAAGACGCCTCTCAAAGACCTTGGGAATTTTCAAAAACTTTTGCTTATTTTATGGAAGATGTAGAATATTTTTTTAATAGTTCTGACCTTGAACCAATCCAAGAATCAGATAACAATATTCAATCAAATATTTGGACAGAAACGGGATATGACGGAAAAGAATATACTCTTTTTGCAATAGGAGAAATTCAAGGCGAAAATAAAGTTATTATTATAAGATGGTTAGACTCTAACTTTATTAAACGAATAGAAATATTACAAGCCGCCAAACAAGAACTTTTAAAAACAAATGTGAATTATTTAGAAATAGAAACATTACCACGCAACGTTAAAAAAGACGCCGTATTTAAAAGCTATACCAACGCTCAACTTTATGCTTTGGTGCATGGTTTAATTCATTCTCATAAAGTCAATAAGCTGTTTTTATCTTTATTGTTTGTTGAACTTGTAAATTTGGAAGAAATAAACGAAAGAATAGGACATTACGCCGGCGATATTACTTTGTTGAGAATTCATACGGCACTACAAAATCAACTTAGAGAAGAAGACATTTTGATTCGCTACGGTTCTTCTACTTTTGCGATTTTAACTATTAGTCCTTCCGCAACCAACACTCAATTACTGGCAGACAAATTATTTGCAATTGTCAACAGTCATTATTTTAAAGATATGGGGGAAGTAAAAGTGGCAATTGGCTTTTCTCACTTTGAAGAAAGCGATAACACCCAAACTTTTATAACAAAAGCCGAACAACATTTAACTCATATGAAAGAAATAGGTGTTGTTAATCTAAAAGGGAAATAA
- the nadC gene encoding carboxylating nicotinate-nucleotide diphosphorylase, which yields MQSVKFDDFFTGNAFIYLEKSIKLAVEEDGVDLGSFALFSNLSSSNKNTKETRVKAIIKAKEETPVVGLAFIPLIMKSVLDYNFNYVHSDNIKINDSCTLDQSWSWEALAQDGDLVKSGTIVATLSGSASLLLKAERVILNFITHLSGIAKLTRTYVKELEGGSTVLLDTRKTLPGLRYPEKYAVLMGGAKNHRKNLEEMLMLKDNHIDAVGSITKAVEILRNTYAKNCPPIEVECRTLDEVKEAVALKVERIMLDNMLNAPPFNENSFDLLTQALKLIPENIESEISGGINLDSLKFIAKLKPAPNFVSVGRLTHSASASDFSMVIDFNK from the coding sequence ATGCAATCAGTCAAATTTGATGATTTTTTTACAGGTAATGCTTTTATATATTTAGAAAAAAGTATTAAGCTTGCTGTTGAAGAAGATGGTGTTGATCTAGGGTCTTTTGCCTTATTTTCAAACTTATCTTCTTCTAATAAAAACACTAAAGAAACTAGAGTAAAAGCCATTATTAAAGCCAAAGAAGAAACTCCGGTTGTGGGCTTGGCGTTTATTCCTTTAATTATGAAGTCTGTACTCGACTATAATTTTAATTATGTGCATTCAGACAATATAAAAATAAATGATAGTTGCACTTTAGACCAAAGTTGGTCTTGGGAAGCTTTAGCCCAAGATGGAGATTTAGTAAAGAGCGGAACAATCGTTGCCACTTTAAGCGGTTCTGCTTCTCTCTTATTAAAAGCAGAAAGAGTAATCTTAAACTTCATAACACATTTATCAGGCATAGCCAAGCTGACTCGAACTTATGTAAAAGAATTGGAAGGGGGTTCTACTGTTTTGTTAGATACGCGAAAAACCCTCCCCGGCTTGCGTTATCCTGAAAAATATGCCGTTTTGATGGGCGGAGCAAAAAATCATCGTAAAAACCTTGAAGAAATGTTAATGCTCAAAGATAATCATATTGATGCGGTTGGAAGTATCACAAAAGCCGTTGAAATACTGCGTAATACTTATGCGAAAAACTGTCCTCCTATTGAAGTAGAATGTCGCACGCTTGACGAAGTCAAAGAAGCGGTAGCTCTTAAGGTTGAACGTATCATGCTTGACAATATGCTCAACGCCCCACCTTTTAACGAAAACTCTTTTGATTTATTGACTCAGGCTTTAAAGCTTATTCCGGAAAATATAGAAAGCGAAATCAGCGGTGGAATAAACTTAGACAGCCTTAAATTTATCGCCAAATTGAAACCGGCTCCAAACTTTGTGTCTGTGGGTCGCCTGACCCACTCAGCATCGGCATCTGATTTTAGCATGGTAATTGACTTTAACAAATAA